A portion of the Chondrinema litorale genome contains these proteins:
- a CDS encoding prephenate dehydrogenase/arogenate dehydrogenase family protein: MEIKSLRYGVIGGSQGMGSWFVNYLKDKNCEVTFSSNDESSQWSSNKELVENSDVIFLSVPITFMQAVIKEIFPYLNQKILIEVCSVKKFIIDEYNSLQKENPEINVEFHSFHPMFSQRVSSLEGQVFLYCFKSNDRGFFSAFNQWLIADQAEIFDLDYIRHDKVMGVVQGLNHFNIFVSARALEQAGHNLGKIKDVSSPPYRIFLIFFSRYVLQDPALYADIQMYNEFVPEVLAIFKQEVDNLYNIILKKDKAAFIEYVETTRYYFEENREDTGISNHLIEQLGIYLNRHK, from the coding sequence ATGGAAATAAAAAGTTTAAGATACGGGGTAATTGGTGGTAGTCAAGGTATGGGGAGTTGGTTTGTTAATTACCTAAAAGACAAGAATTGTGAGGTTACTTTTAGTTCTAATGATGAGTCTTCTCAATGGAGTTCAAATAAAGAGTTGGTAGAAAACTCTGATGTAATCTTTTTGAGTGTGCCTATTACATTTATGCAAGCTGTTATTAAAGAGATATTTCCATACCTCAACCAAAAAATTCTTATAGAGGTTTGTAGTGTAAAGAAGTTTATTATCGATGAATATAATTCACTGCAAAAAGAAAATCCTGAGATAAATGTAGAGTTTCACTCTTTCCATCCAATGTTCTCTCAAAGAGTTTCCAGTTTGGAAGGACAAGTCTTTCTATATTGTTTTAAGTCAAATGATCGAGGTTTTTTTAGTGCATTTAATCAGTGGCTTATTGCTGATCAAGCAGAAATCTTCGATCTTGATTACATCAGGCACGATAAAGTGATGGGGGTAGTTCAGGGCCTAAATCACTTTAATATTTTTGTAAGTGCCAGAGCTTTGGAGCAAGCCGGACATAATCTTGGAAAAATAAAAGATGTATCCTCGCCGCCATATCGCATTTTCCTCATTTTCTTTAGCCGATACGTTTTGCAAGACCCTGCTCTTTATGCCGACATTCAGATGTATAATGAATTTGTACCAGAGGTTTTAGCTATTTTTAAACAAGAGGTAGATAACTTATATAATATCATACTCAAAAAAGACAAAGCAGCATTTATTGAGTACGTAGAAACCACTAGATATTATTTTGAAGAAAACAGAGAAGATACAGGAATTTCTAACCACTTAATTGAGCAACTCGGTATTTACCTAAATAGGCACAAATAG
- a CDS encoding glycogen/starch synthase produces the protein MAKIKILYVSSEINPFLKSSEVADYVRKLPQSMQERGMEIRILVPRFGIINERKNRLHEVVRLSGINIPVGDEEKPLTIKVASIPSAKLQVYFIDNEDYFHRKSVFKDKQEKFYNDNDERAIFFCKGVIETVKKLGWAPDIVHCNDWMTSLIPMYLKTTYKNDPMFKDAKTVFTVFNTGFEFKFNDDLLNKVKMMDIEDNMLSSLESADFNGFIKIGAQYSDLVTKASKEADINVNGLLKEFEESKKINVIEANNGNYLDSYYEIYNELVG, from the coding sequence ATGGCAAAGATAAAAATTCTCTACGTCTCCAGTGAGATCAATCCCTTTTTAAAAAGTTCCGAAGTTGCTGACTATGTTAGAAAGTTGCCTCAATCAATGCAAGAAAGAGGCATGGAAATCAGAATTCTGGTTCCAAGGTTCGGGATAATTAACGAACGAAAAAACCGCTTACATGAAGTTGTTAGATTATCTGGAATAAATATTCCAGTAGGTGATGAAGAAAAACCATTAACTATAAAAGTAGCATCAATACCAAGTGCTAAACTACAAGTATACTTTATAGACAATGAAGATTATTTTCATCGCAAATCTGTGTTTAAAGACAAACAGGAAAAGTTCTACAACGACAACGATGAGAGAGCTATCTTTTTTTGCAAGGGCGTAATCGAAACGGTAAAGAAGTTGGGTTGGGCGCCAGACATAGTTCATTGCAATGATTGGATGACCAGCTTAATACCAATGTATCTGAAAACTACCTACAAAAACGATCCAATGTTTAAAGATGCAAAAACTGTATTTACTGTTTTTAATACAGGTTTTGAATTTAAATTTAATGACGATTTGCTTAACAAGGTGAAGATGATGGATATTGAAGACAATATGCTTTCAAGCCTTGAATCAGCAGACTTTAACGGATTTATTAAAATAGGTGCACAATATTCAGATCTAGTAACCAAAGCAAGTAAAGAAGCTGATATTAATGTAAACGGACTTTTAAAAGAATTTGAAGAAAGTAAAAAAATCAATGTTATTGAAGCCAATAACGGAAATTATTTAGACTCTTACTATGAAATTTACAACGAACTTGTGGGGTAG
- a CDS encoding TetR family transcriptional regulator C-terminal domain-containing protein, which translates to MEKFLKKIKKNYRAHFNTSNQPPASIKAFMEEIGEDEQEFFKYYKFFSELDKDLWKDVVLSTLEKVQSEAVFQDYAVREKMLSFLFTLIEVLKDYHAFVTYQFKNKKNERFGLTPTFLDDFKHEFMLFANELVNEGLDTTEIINRPFISEKYAESLWVEVLFIISFWNRDKSENKEQTDAAIEKSSNLAFDLLGQTPLDSAFDLVKFLVQRK; encoded by the coding sequence ATGGAAAAATTTCTTAAAAAAATAAAAAAAAATTACAGAGCTCATTTTAACACCTCAAATCAACCACCAGCGTCCATAAAGGCCTTTATGGAGGAAATAGGAGAGGATGAGCAGGAATTCTTTAAATATTACAAATTTTTCTCCGAATTAGATAAAGATCTATGGAAAGACGTGGTTTTGAGCACCCTAGAGAAGGTTCAATCTGAAGCTGTGTTCCAAGATTATGCTGTGAGAGAAAAAATGTTATCTTTTCTTTTCACATTAATTGAAGTATTAAAAGATTACCATGCATTTGTAACATATCAGTTTAAAAATAAAAAAAATGAACGTTTTGGTCTAACTCCAACATTTTTAGACGATTTTAAACATGAGTTTATGCTTTTTGCCAATGAGCTTGTAAATGAAGGGCTTGATACTACAGAAATAATTAACCGTCCGTTTATAAGTGAAAAATATGCTGAATCTTTATGGGTAGAAGTTTTGTTTATAATTAGTTTCTGGAACAGAGATAAATCAGAAAATAAAGAACAAACAGATGCTGCTATAGAGAAGTCGAGTAATTTGGCATTCGATCTATTAGGCCAAACACCATTAGACTCTGCTTTCGATCTAGTAAAATTTCTGGTTCAGAGAAAGTAA
- a CDS encoding ABC1 kinase family protein → MAKENEEVESQKSIPASKVQRAARFMKTGVKVGRNYIKHYARNAVNPGTGKDLLHEDNARDIYDSLSELKGSALKIAQMMSMDKNLLPAAYSEKFQMAQYSAPPLSYPLVVRTFRKDVGKTPEEIFDTFTRNAVNAASIGQVHQATMGDKKFAVKVQYPGVAESVTSDLKMVKPFAVNILGLNDSDVNHYMDEVRNMLLAETDYELELRRSREISAATSHIPHLRFPSYYPEYSSRHILTMDWLDGMHLDAFLKTNPSQEICTQIGQAMWSFYDYQIHHMKSVHADPHPGNFILNDEGELGIIDFGAVKEIPDEFYNKYFVLLGKDITEDDERLMKIFKGLNFIYEDDSQKDQEEIFTILKTMVELLGRPFRRDTFNFGDDSYFREIYEFGEASAKAKVLKESKKPRGARDGLYLNRTYFGLYSILNQLKANIDTKSYWQENSFQI, encoded by the coding sequence ATGGCAAAGGAAAATGAAGAAGTTGAAAGTCAGAAGAGTATTCCGGCATCCAAAGTTCAGAGAGCTGCCAGGTTCATGAAAACAGGAGTAAAAGTTGGGCGAAATTATATTAAACATTATGCGCGTAATGCGGTAAACCCAGGTACTGGCAAAGATTTACTTCATGAAGATAATGCAAGAGATATTTATGATTCTTTAAGTGAGTTAAAGGGAAGTGCTTTAAAAATAGCTCAGATGATGAGCATGGATAAAAATCTTTTACCGGCCGCTTACTCTGAGAAGTTTCAAATGGCGCAATATTCTGCTCCACCACTTTCTTATCCTTTAGTTGTAAGAACTTTTAGAAAAGATGTTGGTAAAACACCCGAAGAGATATTTGATACTTTTACCAGAAATGCTGTAAATGCTGCTTCAATTGGGCAAGTTCATCAAGCAACAATGGGAGATAAGAAATTTGCTGTTAAAGTTCAATATCCGGGAGTAGCAGAGAGTGTTACTTCTGATTTAAAAATGGTTAAACCATTTGCGGTAAATATTTTAGGTTTAAATGATTCTGATGTAAACCATTATATGGATGAGGTGCGCAATATGCTGCTTGCCGAAACAGACTATGAGCTTGAATTAAGGAGATCGAGAGAAATTTCTGCTGCTACCTCTCATATTCCACATTTAAGGTTTCCGAGTTATTACCCGGAATATTCTAGCAGACATATTCTTACTATGGATTGGTTAGATGGAATGCACTTAGATGCATTTCTTAAAACAAATCCTTCGCAAGAGATATGTACACAAATTGGGCAGGCAATGTGGAGTTTCTACGATTATCAAATTCACCACATGAAATCTGTGCATGCAGATCCGCATCCGGGCAACTTTATATTAAATGATGAAGGTGAATTAGGTATTATTGATTTTGGTGCAGTAAAAGAAATTCCAGATGAGTTTTATAATAAATACTTTGTGCTTTTAGGAAAAGATATAACAGAAGACGATGAGCGCCTAATGAAAATATTTAAGGGATTAAACTTTATATATGAAGACGATTCTCAAAAAGATCAAGAAGAGATTTTTACCATTCTTAAAACAATGGTAGAATTATTAGGTAGGCCTTTTAGAAGAGATACTTTCAATTTTGGTGACGATAGTTATTTTAGAGAAATATATGAATTTGGGGAAGCGTCTGCAAAAGCTAAAGTATTAAAAGAGTCTAAAAAGCCAAGAGGAGCAAGAGATGGCCTGTATTTAAATAGAACTTATTTTGGTTTATATTCAATATTAAATCAACTAAAAGCAAATATCGACACAAAATCTTATTGGCAAGAGAACTCCTTTCAGATATAA
- a CDS encoding SLATT domain-containing protein, with protein sequence MDQDLLQEDDLTSVSEKSTGNPLPKIVPPKKKDELPDTGYKYVLTDVTEDRYKPRFEEEISEAQNKLNKIKAKVGKDVSFYKNERRKNKVRAFVIRVMSTLMAAVITILLGLNIEGLEKTFNTMALVISGFLTVIGILQKLLDSKDLWVQYTSTVAKLEGLLFSIEYLEEGKNALRLKDVEFIKLKYDRIMESTTDFIIKVRTDTGDK encoded by the coding sequence ATGGATCAAGATTTACTGCAGGAAGATGACCTTACATCAGTAAGTGAGAAATCTACTGGGAATCCCTTGCCTAAAATAGTCCCACCAAAAAAGAAAGACGAACTTCCTGATACAGGTTACAAATATGTGCTTACAGATGTAACAGAAGACAGATACAAACCTAGGTTTGAAGAAGAAATTTCAGAAGCTCAGAATAAGCTTAATAAAATAAAAGCCAAAGTTGGGAAAGATGTATCTTTCTATAAAAATGAAAGAAGAAAAAATAAGGTAAGGGCATTTGTGATTAGAGTAATGTCAACTTTAATGGCAGCAGTTATAACCATTTTATTAGGGTTAAATATTGAAGGTCTTGAAAAAACTTTCAATACAATGGCTTTGGTTATCAGTGGTTTCTTAACTGTTATAGGCATATTACAAAAATTACTTGATTCTAAAGACTTGTGGGTGCAATATACATCTACTGTTGCCAAGCTAGAAGGTCTTTTGTTTTCGATAGAATATTTAGAAGAAGGAAAGAATGCTTTAAGACTTAAAGATGTCGAATTTATAAAGTTGAAATACGATAGAATTATGGAGTCTACAACTGATTTCATTATAAAAGTTCGTACTGATACTGGAGATAAATAA
- a CDS encoding nucleoside phosphorylase translates to MHSPDTKKIKSLSVDFPESELIINNDGSVYHLNLKPSDIAENIIVVGDPGRVHQVSRYFDTVDFEMNKREFITHTGTLNGKKITVISSGIGTDNVEILMTELDALASINFKNRKRKARRKKLKIVRIGTSGTMRSDVKLDSHLISVNAIGIDNLMGFYKLYQKKEHKDLCRNLKQLVNLPSIPYLVSCSEVLLNQIGFDMVQGNTVTSPGFYAPQGRVLRAPVKTPDFLDKLTAFNENGFYLSNFEMETAGYYAFGQMLKHDMLSVNAIIANRAIQKFSKKPADAIDSLIQKVLERFTS, encoded by the coding sequence ATGCATTCACCCGACACAAAAAAAATTAAAAGTTTATCTGTTGATTTTCCAGAATCTGAGCTTATTATTAATAATGATGGAAGTGTTTATCATTTGAACCTAAAACCATCTGACATTGCTGAAAATATTATTGTCGTTGGCGATCCGGGTAGAGTACATCAGGTTAGCAGATATTTTGATACTGTTGATTTTGAAATGAATAAAAGAGAGTTTATAACTCATACAGGAACACTTAATGGCAAAAAAATTACAGTTATTTCAAGTGGTATAGGCACAGACAATGTTGAAATTTTAATGACCGAGCTTGATGCATTAGCAAGTATCAATTTTAAGAATCGAAAGAGAAAGGCTAGAAGAAAAAAGCTTAAAATTGTGAGAATAGGCACTTCTGGTACCATGCGATCCGATGTGAAGCTAGATAGTCATTTGATTTCTGTAAATGCAATTGGCATAGACAACTTAATGGGCTTTTACAAATTATATCAAAAAAAGGAACATAAAGATCTTTGTCGAAATTTAAAGCAATTAGTTAATCTGCCTAGTATACCTTATCTGGTTTCTTGTTCGGAGGTATTGTTAAATCAGATTGGTTTTGATATGGTACAGGGAAATACCGTGACCAGTCCAGGTTTTTATGCACCACAAGGAAGGGTATTAAGAGCACCCGTAAAAACTCCAGATTTTTTAGATAAGCTAACAGCATTTAATGAGAATGGCTTTTATCTAAGTAATTTTGAGATGGAAACAGCCGGTTATTATGCATTCGGTCAAATGCTTAAGCACGATATGCTTTCAGTAAATGCAATAATAGCAAATAGAGCGATCCAGAAGTTCTCTAAAAAGCCTGCAGATGCGATAGATAGCTTAATTCAAAAAGTACTTGAAAGATTCACTAGTTAA
- a CDS encoding tetratricopeptide repeat protein → MLITDLDESFQKEIKANIASTCQRNLEMALYAMKEQPKKAFYMLNEAIKLDSAFIPAYAALVKLFDNMGQTEKTIDIIDRALHYKNDKDLLLAKVILFQKINQEKEALELTVSMVANNQNKPEAAYLKGTILYEQGSITQAYKSFELTTSIKPSMLEGTLAKAVILQKEGKMGQAVALFDSLYQSNKEDKTVLYHLAFFKKEAGDYDKAIALLKDLEQADSTFADAFFLKAEIKFQLEKYEEAINAFQISVAKYTNEPEQLANVYSNISVCYFKLERYEEAEQAASNAIEMNTSLAAAYLNRGNAREMLRKDLESCNDWQKAVELGLSEIAPLIDGYCEVQSNE, encoded by the coding sequence GTGCTGATTACTGATCTCGACGAGTCTTTTCAGAAAGAGATTAAGGCTAATATTGCTTCTACTTGCCAACGGAATCTCGAAATGGCTCTTTATGCTATGAAAGAACAGCCTAAAAAAGCATTTTATATGTTGAATGAAGCTATTAAACTAGATAGCGCTTTTATTCCGGCATATGCTGCTCTCGTCAAACTGTTTGACAATATGGGACAGACAGAGAAAACAATAGATATAATTGATAGGGCACTTCATTATAAAAATGATAAAGATCTTTTGCTTGCTAAGGTGATACTTTTTCAGAAAATCAATCAAGAAAAAGAAGCTTTGGAACTGACTGTTAGTATGGTAGCCAATAATCAAAACAAGCCAGAAGCAGCTTATTTAAAAGGTACAATACTTTATGAGCAAGGAAGTATAACTCAAGCCTACAAAAGTTTTGAATTAACTACTTCCATTAAACCATCTATGTTAGAAGGTACACTGGCCAAAGCAGTTATTCTTCAAAAAGAAGGCAAAATGGGGCAAGCCGTTGCTTTGTTTGACTCTCTATATCAATCAAATAAAGAAGACAAAACAGTTTTATATCACTTGGCATTTTTCAAAAAAGAAGCGGGTGATTATGATAAGGCTATTGCATTACTAAAAGATTTGGAGCAAGCAGATTCGACTTTTGCAGATGCTTTTTTCTTAAAAGCAGAAATAAAATTTCAATTAGAGAAATACGAAGAAGCTATTAATGCTTTTCAAATAAGTGTTGCAAAATATACAAATGAGCCTGAGCAATTAGCCAATGTATACTCAAACATCTCGGTTTGTTATTTTAAGCTTGAAAGATATGAAGAAGCAGAACAAGCAGCTTCTAATGCAATTGAAATGAATACCTCTTTGGCAGCAGCATATTTAAATAGAGGAAATGCCAGAGAGATGCTAAGAAAAGACTTAGAGTCTTGTAACGATTGGCAAAAAGCCGTTGAGCTAGGTTTGAGTGAAATAGCTCCTTTAATAGATGGTTATTGCGAAGTGCAGTCTAATGAATAA
- a CDS encoding HAD family hydrolase yields the protein MILEISPNAKGLIFDLDGTLADTMPSHYLSWKSIADAQKFEFTEDFFYSLAGVPTQKICLILNEKYGLNLDPIKTEEEKEGTFLEIIGETLKPVTAVVDVLKKYHGKMPVACGTGNIKEIALLTLDYIGLQGYFDIIVTAEDVSHPKPHPETFLKCAEQMGVEPQFCQVFEDGEPGLKAAIDGGMIPTDVRPYYELRK from the coding sequence ATGATATTAGAAATCTCACCCAATGCTAAAGGACTTATTTTTGATCTTGATGGCACCCTAGCCGACACTATGCCTTCTCATTATTTATCTTGGAAAAGTATTGCTGATGCTCAAAAATTTGAGTTTACCGAAGATTTTTTCTATTCTTTGGCAGGTGTACCAACTCAAAAAATCTGCTTAATATTAAATGAAAAGTATGGGTTAAACCTAGACCCTATAAAAACTGAAGAAGAAAAAGAAGGTACTTTTCTCGAAATTATTGGCGAAACATTAAAACCGGTAACAGCAGTAGTAGATGTTTTAAAAAAATATCATGGAAAAATGCCAGTTGCTTGTGGAACTGGAAATATAAAAGAGATTGCATTACTTACTCTAGATTATATTGGGTTACAAGGGTATTTTGATATAATCGTAACCGCAGAAGATGTATCTCACCCTAAGCCACATCCTGAAACTTTTTTGAAATGTGCAGAACAAATGGGAGTTGAACCACAATTTTGCCAGGTATTCGAAGACGGAGAACCTGGACTTAAAGCTGCTATTGATGGAGGTATGATCCCTACTGATGTAAGACCTTACTACGAATTAAGAAAATAA
- a CDS encoding OmpA family protein: MNKLYRNPKLIFLLVLSLFFIVELSAQDISFKKSNFKSKKEAFKQALKELNLGDEYIETERDYDLALKHYLRANKFNPKSVELNQKIATCFLKGDRTTKEEAKAYLLIAQSLTKKSNIDLAFLLGEAYQYEANWDSAIISYQEVIKEKEIALDLKEKAKYKIAQCENGKNLLEKPVRVFIDNMGRGVNTVFPEYGAVFSSDFETMYFTARRSNTTGFDADTDFNYYEDIYESKFLNGRWSRVKSIDELNSSGHDAILGISPNDRKLLIYKGDNNGDIYLSKLNRRKWGEPLHFPEPINTKYREVSACYSPDGKRMFLVSDRDGSIGGLDIFVSEFKKGRGWSEPENLGDLVNTKYDEDAVFMHHDGKTLYFSSKGHNSIGGYDIFKTEFISGAWTKPVNVGIPVNTPFDDLYYFTDSTKKYAYYSTHRPDSKGAEDIYKVTFLGPEKPSKFISANRNESIPELSLDAVLDRLIFTEKTSDQVLIRGIVKSKDGNVIRAAINLEDVIQQSVLVTDTTSQKGNFSLTINTSTDYKLNVNAPGYIFYSENISISEADTLEKIIVLDPIKKGEKVVIQDIYFSSGSAQLSIDSKPSLDQILSFLKQNLTVKVELSGHTDNVGSEETNNQLSKQRAKAVFVWLRENGIANNRMRYIGKGSKFPVGDNATESGRKKNRRTELEIVQTDSK; the protein is encoded by the coding sequence ATGAATAAGCTTTATCGTAATCCAAAGCTGATTTTTTTATTGGTGTTAAGTCTATTCTTTATTGTAGAGCTTTCAGCACAGGATATTTCATTCAAAAAATCTAATTTCAAATCTAAAAAAGAGGCTTTTAAACAAGCATTAAAAGAATTGAATTTGGGTGATGAATATATTGAAACAGAAAGGGATTACGACCTTGCTTTAAAGCACTATTTGAGAGCTAATAAATTTAATCCCAAAAGTGTAGAGTTAAATCAAAAAATTGCAACATGTTTTTTAAAAGGAGATAGAACTACTAAAGAAGAAGCCAAAGCATATTTACTAATAGCTCAGTCATTAACTAAAAAATCAAATATAGATTTAGCATTTCTGCTCGGAGAAGCTTATCAATATGAAGCAAATTGGGATTCTGCAATTATATCTTATCAGGAAGTAATTAAAGAAAAAGAGATTGCTTTGGACCTAAAAGAAAAAGCAAAATATAAAATTGCACAGTGTGAAAATGGTAAAAATCTTCTAGAGAAGCCAGTGAGGGTATTTATTGATAACATGGGAAGAGGAGTAAATACAGTTTTTCCTGAATATGGAGCTGTATTTAGTAGTGATTTTGAGACGATGTATTTTACCGCAAGAAGATCAAATACAACAGGTTTTGATGCAGATACAGACTTTAATTATTACGAGGATATTTATGAAAGTAAATTTCTAAATGGAAGATGGAGCAGAGTAAAAAGTATTGATGAGTTAAATTCATCTGGTCATGATGCTATTCTAGGAATATCTCCCAATGATAGAAAATTATTAATTTATAAAGGAGATAACAATGGAGATATTTACTTATCTAAATTAAACAGAAGAAAATGGGGTGAGCCATTACATTTCCCAGAGCCAATTAATACAAAGTATAGAGAAGTTTCAGCCTGTTATTCGCCAGATGGCAAAAGAATGTTTTTAGTAAGTGATAGAGATGGCAGTATTGGTGGATTAGATATTTTTGTTTCTGAATTTAAAAAAGGGAGAGGGTGGAGTGAGCCTGAAAACTTGGGAGATTTGGTTAATACCAAATATGATGAAGATGCTGTTTTTATGCATCACGATGGCAAAACGCTTTACTTCAGTTCTAAAGGGCATAATAGTATTGGTGGTTACGATATTTTTAAAACTGAATTTATTTCAGGTGCATGGACTAAACCAGTAAATGTAGGAATTCCTGTAAACACACCATTTGATGATTTGTATTATTTTACTGATTCTACAAAAAAATATGCATACTATTCGACGCATCGCCCAGATAGTAAAGGAGCAGAAGATATTTATAAGGTGACTTTCTTAGGACCAGAAAAACCATCTAAATTTATTAGTGCTAATAGAAATGAAAGTATTCCGGAGTTATCATTAGATGCAGTTTTGGATAGATTGATTTTTACTGAAAAAACAAGTGATCAAGTCTTAATTAGAGGTATTGTAAAAAGTAAAGATGGAAATGTAATTCGAGCTGCAATCAATTTAGAAGATGTAATTCAACAGTCTGTATTGGTGACCGATACAACCAGTCAAAAAGGAAATTTTTCTTTAACTATAAATACAAGTACAGATTATAAATTAAATGTAAATGCTCCAGGGTATATTTTTTACAGTGAAAATATTTCTATAAGTGAAGCTGATACTTTAGAAAAGATTATAGTTTTAGACCCAATTAAAAAGGGTGAAAAAGTAGTAATACAAGATATCTATTTCTCTTCTGGCTCTGCGCAGTTAAGCATAGATTCTAAGCCTTCATTAGATCAAATTCTTTCTTTTCTTAAGCAAAACCTAACAGTTAAAGTAGAATTGTCGGGACATACAGATAATGTTGGCTCAGAAGAGACTAATAACCAATTATCTAAACAAAGAGCGAAAGCAGTATTTGTTTGGTTACGAGAAAATGGGATTGCTAACAATCGAATGCGATATATAGGCAAAGGTTCAAAATTTCCAGTAGGAGACAATGCTACTGAGTCTGGTCGCAAAAAGAATAGGAGAACAGAATTAGAAATTGTTCAAACTGATTCAAAATAA
- the hemL gene encoding glutamate-1-semialdehyde 2,1-aminomutase yields MPQLSTSKKLFSEAEKYIPGGVNSPVRAFKAVGGTPAFINSAKGAYIFDEDGNKYIELINSWGPMVLGHAHTEISEAVKNAVDQSLSYGAPTAKEVDIAKLIVSMMPSVEKVRMVNSGTEATMSAVRLARGYTNRNKFIKFEGCYHGHADSFLIAAGSGAVTMGTPNSPGVTEGTAKDTLLAPYNDLDAVDSLVKSNPEQIAAIIVEPVAGNMGCVLPKPGFLEGLRKVCDENGIVLIFDEVMTGFRLAPGGAQEYFNVMPDLTCMGKIIGGGMPVGAYGGKQEIMDYISPVGPVYQAGTLSGNPIAMAAGYAMLSHLNENKSVYKKLNEVGEKIKTGYESNLEKLGLNYTINHLGSMINMFFTDKEVHNFKDAQNADTDKFKPFFHGHLDRGVYLPPSAFESYFLSTALSDEDIDKVVQTHYDVLKEMHS; encoded by the coding sequence ATGCCACAACTCAGCACAAGTAAAAAATTATTTTCTGAAGCAGAAAAATATATTCCAGGAGGTGTAAACTCACCAGTTAGAGCTTTTAAAGCAGTTGGTGGAACTCCAGCTTTTATTAATTCAGCAAAAGGAGCTTACATCTTTGATGAAGATGGCAATAAATATATAGAATTAATCAACTCTTGGGGCCCAATGGTTTTAGGACATGCCCATACGGAAATTTCTGAGGCTGTTAAAAATGCTGTTGATCAGTCGCTGTCTTATGGCGCACCAACAGCCAAAGAAGTTGATATTGCCAAGTTAATAGTTTCTATGATGCCATCTGTAGAGAAAGTAAGAATGGTAAACTCAGGAACTGAAGCCACAATGTCGGCAGTAAGACTTGCCAGAGGCTATACCAATAGAAATAAATTCATCAAATTTGAAGGTTGCTACCACGGTCATGCAGATTCTTTTTTAATTGCAGCTGGTAGTGGTGCTGTTACAATGGGTACACCAAATAGCCCCGGAGTAACCGAAGGCACCGCCAAAGACACACTTTTGGCGCCATATAACGACTTAGACGCTGTTGATAGTCTTGTTAAATCTAATCCAGAGCAAATTGCAGCAATAATAGTTGAACCAGTTGCAGGAAACATGGGCTGTGTTTTACCAAAACCTGGATTTCTAGAAGGATTAAGAAAAGTTTGTGATGAAAATGGCATTGTGCTCATCTTCGATGAAGTTATGACAGGTTTCAGGTTAGCTCCAGGTGGTGCTCAAGAATACTTTAATGTAATGCCAGATTTAACCTGTATGGGTAAAATTATAGGTGGAGGTATGCCAGTTGGTGCTTATGGTGGTAAGCAAGAAATAATGGATTATATCTCTCCTGTTGGCCCAGTTTACCAAGCAGGCACGCTATCGGGTAATCCAATTGCTATGGCTGCAGGTTATGCAATGCTTTCTCATTTAAATGAAAACAAATCTGTTTATAAAAAACTAAATGAGGTTGGAGAGAAAATTAAAACAGGTTACGAAAGCAACCTTGAAAAATTAGGATTGAATTATACCATTAATCATTTGGGCTCTATGATTAATATGTTCTTTACTGATAAAGAAGTACATAATTTTAAAGATGCTCAAAATGCAGATACAGATAAGTTTAAGCCATTTTTTCATGGGCATTTAGATAGAGGTGTATATTTACCACCTTCTGCTTTCGAGAGTTATTTCCTTTCTACAGCATTGTCTGACGAAGATATTGACAAAGTAGTACAGACACACTACGACGTATTAAAAGAGATGCATTCATAA